The DNA sequence CGACCTCCTCCGCGTGCGTGGCGATCTTCACGATCGCGTCGATGCGCTCCGCCTCGCTCGGGGTCTCGCCGGAGACCGGGTCGCGGGTGATGTCGCTGACGGAGAAGATTCCGTACTGCATTGCTGGCTCCTCAGGTTGGTTCTCGCCGTATCTATGCAAACGCATATAACGGCGCAGAGCTGGAAGTATTCCCGGCGGTGGCACCAGCATGGCGCACGGGTGGGACGGAGGCCAGGATCGGGTGTTCCCGCCTCAGGTTCGCGTATATCACACGTCAGGCTTTTCCCAGACGGATCGGGCAGGCTGGGGCCTCATGGGGGAGCAGGACAACTCGAAACAGCCACGTCGGCGCGCTGCGGCAGCGCTCGGCTTCGTCGGACTCAGCGTCACCGCGGGCGTGCTCGTGAGCGCGATGCTGACGCCGGTGGTCGCCGTCGCCGGGGTCGCGACGGAGACCGGCCTCCACCTCTTCGAGACGATGCCGGAGGCCCTGACGCCGGACGCGCTCGCCCAGACGACCGACATCTACGCCAAGAACCACGCGGGCGAGCCGGTGCTCCTCGCGTCGGTCTACGACCAGAATCGCAAGAGCGTCTCGTGGGAGGCCATCTCGCCCTACGTCAAGGACGCGCTGGTCTCCACCGAAGACCCTCGGTTCTACACGCACGGCGGCGTGGACATCCCGTCGGCCCTGCGTGCCGCGATCGGCAACGCGGCCGCCGGGGAGGTCGGTTCGGGCGCCTCGACCATCACCATGCAGTACGTCAAGAACATCCTGGTGCAGCGTGCCGAGGCGATCCGCGACAAGGACGAGCGAGCGGCCGCCTACACGGAGGCCACCAAGACCAGCATGGACAGGAAGCTGCGCGAGATGCGACTGGCCATCGGACTCGAGAAGGCGCTCACCAAGGACCAGATCATGCTCGGCTACCTCAACATCGCGCACTTCGGCGGGACCGTGTACGGCATCGAAGCGGCAGCCGAGTACTACTTCGGCGTGACCGCGGCCGACCTCACGCTCGCGCAGGCCGCCTCCCTGGTGGCGACTGTCAACGCGCCGAACGACTTCCGCATCGACGAGCCGGACAACCTCGGGGACAACAAGTACCGCCGCGACAACGACGTGCTCGCCGCCATGCTCCACGAGCGCAAGATCACGCAGACCCAGCATGACGAGGCCGCTGCCACCCCGATCGAGCCGAACATCACGCCGCCGTCGACCGGCTGCCACGCCGCCAACCCGCTCGGCGCGGGATTCTTCTGCGACTACGTGCAGTGGGTCATCACGAACGAGAAGGTCCTCCCGGACGCCTCGGACCCCGAGTACTCCACCCTGGCGACGGGAGGCTACGACATCTACACGACGCTCGATCTCGACCTCCAGGCCTCCGCCGTCGCTGCGGTCGACGCGTACATCCCGCGGAGCACCGAGGTGCTCGACCTGGGGTCGTCGCTGGTGACCGTCGAGCCCGGCACCGGCCGCATCCTGGCCATGGCCCAGAACAAGGACTTCAACGCCGACCAGGACGCGATCTCCCCGGAGAACACCGCCGTCAACTACGGCACCGACTTCGACTACGGCGGTTCGAGCGGCTTCCAGGCGGGCTCGACGTACAAGGTCTTCACGCTCGCCGAGTGGCTGAAGGACGGCCGGTCGCTGAACGATGTCGTCAACGGTGACTCGCGGGCTTTGCAACTGTCCTCCTTCAAGGACAGCTGCCAGGGCGCGAGTGGCGGCACGTACACGCCCAAGAACGACGGTGGCCAGAAGCCCGGGAACATCTCGGTCCGATCCGCCACCGCCCAGTCGGTCAACGGGGCCTACTTCTCGATGGCGCAGAAGCTCGACCAGTGCGAGATCCGCAAGACGGCGGAGGCCTTCGGCGTGAAGCGCGCCGACGGCAAGCCGCTGACCTCCTACGTGTCCGACATCCTCGGGACGAACGAGGTCTCGCCGCTGCGGATGGCCGCGGCGTTCGCGGCGATCGCCAACAAGGGCGTCCACTGCTCGCCGATCGCGATCGACCGCATCGTCGGGCCCGACGGGGCCGAGCTTCCGGTGCCGCAGAGCGGATGCACCGAGGCCGTGTCGGAGGAGGTCGCGGCGGCCATGGCGTCCGCGCTGCAGGGCGTCGTGCGCGGCGGCACCGGAGGAGAGTCCAACCCGTACGACGGCGTCCCCGTGTTCGGAAAGACGGGGACGACCGACTCCGAGAAGGACACCTGGTTCGTCGGATCCACCACCCGGCTGACGACCGCCGTCTGGGTCGGCAACGTGAACGGGGGCGTCTCGCTGCGGCGATCGACGATCGGCGGCATCAAGGGCGACCTACTCCGCCACAAGGTCTGGAAGCAGTACATGACGGCCGCGAACACGGTGCTCCCCGGGGAGAGCTTCCCCGAGGCCTCCTCGCGGCCCGTGCGCGACTGAGCCGCCGCGTCCGATTTCCGCCGGTCGGAGTCGGCGGCTGGCAGTAGCCTCGACGAGTGAAGGTCGCTCTGCAGTTCGTCGCGATGGGTCTCGTCTGGGGCGCCAGCTTCCTGTTCATGAAGGTGGCGCTGGAGGGCGTCTCCTTCGGGCAGGTGGCGTGGGCGCGCCTCGTGTTCGGGGCGGTGACGCTCGGGATCATCGTGCTCGCCACGCGCAGCCGGCTCCCGAAGGAGCCGATCGTGTACCTGCACTTCGTGGTCGTGGCGATCACGTACTGCGTGGTGCCGTTCCTGCTGTTCGCCTGGGCGGAGCAGTACGTGTCCTCCAGCCTCGCCAGCATCTACAACGCGGTCACCCCGATCACGACGGCGATCCTCGCCACGGCCGCCTTCCGGGTCGAGAAGCTCAATCGCGACCAGGTGCTGGGCGTGCTTGTCGGCGTCGTCGGCGTGGTGGTCGTCGTCGGGCCGTGGTCGATCGCCGCGCTGTCCGGCAGCGTCTGGGGCCAGCTCGCGTGCCTCGGCGCCGTCACCTGCTACGGCTTCAGCTTCGGCTACATCCGCCGGTTCATCAGCCATCGCGACATCCCCGCGACCTCGGTCGCCTTTCTCAACATCGGGCTGGCGGCGGTCATCATGCTGCTGCTGACGCCGGTGGTGGCGCTGTCACCGATCACGTTCAGCTGGCCCGTGCTCCTGAGCCTGCTCGCCTTGGGCGCGCTCGGCACGGGCGTCGTCTACATCTGGAACATGAACGTGCTGCGGGCCTGGGGTCCGACCGCGACGTCCGGCGTGACCTACGTGACGCCGGTGGTCGGCGTCGCGCTCGGCATCCTGGTGCTCGGCGAGCACCTGAGCTGGAACGAGCCGGTGGGCGCGGCGGTCGTGCTGTGCGGCATCCTGCTCACGCAGCAGCGCGTACGGATCTTCACGCGCCGCCAGGCCGAGCTGGTCGCGCAGGCGGACTGACCCGCGCAGATTCGTGCCGAATGTCGATTCTGGCCGCGCCAGAAGTGACATTCGTCACGAATCTGTGGTGGCTAGGCGACCGTCGGGCCGAAGTGCTCCGGGAGCGTGGAGCGGTGCACGCCGCGCAGCTCCTCGATGCCGACCGTGAACAGGTCCTGCACCTCGAGCACCGGCTGGGCGCCCACCTCGGCGTCGGTGACGCCGATGCGGAGCAGGGGCACACCGCGTCCCTCGCAGAGCCCGCGGAACTTCACGTCGTCCTCGCGCGGCACCGAGACGATGACGCGAGCGGTGGACTCGCTGAACAGCGCGGTCGCGGCGTCCACGCCGTCGCGCTCCAGCACCTCGCCGAGCCAGACGCGGGCGCCGACGCCGAACCGCATGACGCTCTCGGCCAGCGCCTGGGCGAGGCCGCCGTCGGCGAGGTCGTGCGCCGACGAGACGAGGCCCTCGACTGAGGCCGCGTGCAGCGTCTCCGCCAGGGTGCGCTCCGCCGCGAGATCGATCGCCGGCGGGCGTCCGCCGAGGTGGCCGTGGACGGTGCCGGCCCACGCCGACCCGTCGAGCTCCTCGCGGGTGACGCCGAGCAGGTAGATGTTCTCGCCCTCGTCCTGCCAGCCGGCCGGGATGCGGCGCGCGACGTCGTCGATCACGCCGAGCACGCCGACGACCGGGGTCGGGAAGATCGGGACATCGCCGGTCTGGTTGTAGAACGACACGTTGCCGCCGGTGACCGGGATCTCGAGCTCTAGGCAGGCGTCGGAGAGGCCCTCGACCGCCTGCGAGAACTGCCACATCACCTCGGGGTTCTCCGGGCTGCCGAAGTTGAGGCAGTCGGTGACCGCGGCGGGGACGGCGCCGGAGGCGGCCACGTTGCGGTAGGCCTCCGCGAGGGCGAGCTTGGCGCCCTGCTTCGGGTCGAGCTGGCAGTACCGGCCGTTGGCGTCGGTCGCGATCGCGAAGCCGAGCCCGCTCTCCTCGTCGACGCGGATCATGCCCGAGTCGTCCGGGAAGGAGAGCGCGGTGTTGCCGCCGACGAAGTAGTCGTATTGGTCGGTGATCCAGCTCTTGTCGGCCAGGTTGGCGCTGCCGAGCAGGGCGAGCACCTGCTCGCGCAGCTCGTCGCCGGTGCTGGGGCGCGCGAGCACGCTGGCGGAGTCGGCCTGGAGGGCGTCGATCCAGGTCGGGTAGGCGACCGGGCGCTCGTACACCGGCCCGTCGACCGCGACGGTGCGCGGGTCGACGTTGACGATCTCCTCGCCCTTCCAGTTGATGACGAGGCGGCCGGTCTCGGTGACCTCGCCCAGCACGCTGGTCTCGACATCCCACCTGGCCGTGACGGCGAGGAAGGCGTCGAGCAGCTCGGGCTTGACGACCGCCATCATGCGCTCCTGGCTCTCGGACATGAGGATCTCCTCCGCCGTGAGCGTGGGGTCGCGCAGCAGGACCTTGTCGAGCTCGACGAACATGCCGCCGTCGCCGTTGGAGGCCAGCTCGCTCGTCGCGCAGGAGATGCCGGCGGCGCCGAGGTCCTGGATGCCCTCCACGAGCTTGTCGCGGAACAGCTCGAGGCAGCACTCGATGAGCACCTTCTCGGCGAACGGGTCGCCGACCTGCACGGCCGGCCGCTTGGTCGGGCCGCCCTCGGAGAAGGTGTCGGAGGCCAGGATGCTCGCGCCGCCGATGCCGTCGCCGCCGGTGCGGGCGCCGAACAGGACCACCTTGTTACCGGTGCCGGACGCGTTGGCGAGGTGAAGGTCCTCGTGCCGCAGCACGCCGACCGAGAGCGCGTTGACCAGGGGGTTGCCCTGGTAGACGGAGTCGAAGTAGGTCTCGCCGCCGATGTTCGGCAGGCCGAGGCAGTTGCCGTAGAACGAGATGCCGGAGACGACGCCGTGGACGACGCGCGCGGTGTCCGGGTCGTCGATGCGGCCGAATCGGAGCTGGTCCATGACCGCGACCGGGCGCGCGCCCATGGAGATGATGTCGCGGACGATGCCGCCGACGCCGGTCGCCGCGCCCTGGAACGGCTCGATGTAGGAGGGGTGGTTGTGCGACTCCACCTTGAAGGTGACCGCCCAGCCCTCGCCGACGTCCACGACACCGGCGTTCTCGCCCATGCCGACCATGAGATTCTTCTTCATCGCGGGCGTGACCTTCTGGCCGAACTGGCGCAGGTAGATCTTGGACGACTTGTAGGAGCAGTGCTCCGACCACATCACCGAGTACATCGCCAGCTCGCCCGAGGTGGGGCGGCGGCCCAGGATCTCCCGGATCTGCGCGTACTCGTCGTCCTTGAGGCCGAGCGCCGCGTACGGCTGCTCCTTCTCCGGAGTCGCGGCGGCGTTCGCGACGGTGTCGACGACATGCTGGACGGTGGTGTCGGTCACGCGGGCACTCCAGGCTGCTGGCGGTGGTGGGGATGGGAGCCAGTCTACCGGGGGTCGGGAGCGCCCGGCCCCGCGTGCCGACTTCGGAACCATCTCGCCGATGTGTAGATTGCTGCGACCACACCGCCCGACGCAGCCAGTAGTCCCGCGCCGAAGATGGCGATGCCGATCGGGTCCAGCCGACCCGGCGTCCCCAGCTGATCGGCTCGAAGAGCCGCGGAGAAGAGCTCGCCACCCGCCCAGAGCGCTGCGATCGATCCGGCGGTGACGGAAGCCACGGCGACGAGGAGCGGTCTCTTCATTTCGTCAGCTCTGCATCTCAGGGGTTGCAACCGGCGAGCACGGTGCGCGCATAGCCGACATCGGGCCGCCAGGAGTCGAGATTCCAGGGGGCCTTCCAGATGCCGACGTTCGCTGCATGGCAGACGAGTTGGTCGCGCCACTTGTTGCCCTGGTAAGCGGAAGGAACGAGCGCACGGTAGTTCGCGTAGATCGTGTCACCGCTGTAGGCGTTCCATTTGATCTGCGCCGGGTAGACGCTGATGTACGTGCCCTGAGCGCCACTGTTCTGAACAACTTTGGTGTAGAAGGCGTTACTTCCGAGAGTGGTCGGGTCCGCGACGATCGGGTAGGTCGATCTCGCGTCGTGCTCGACGATCTGCGTGAGAGTGTTCCCGGTGACGATGTAACGGGTCGCGACCGCCTTTCCCCTGGCGTCCCTGGCCCACGGCTCCGCGATCGACGCGACCAGATCGCCGGACGAGCCGATCAGCACGACGCCGCCGTCCGGGAGCTGCGCGAGTCGCACGTCTCCTGCGTAGTCGTACGCGTACGCCCGAGGAGCGTTCGGCCCCTCGATGATGGTGTGCAGCGACGTTGAGGAGTCCTCGTTGGCGACTGCCACCGTGGCCGAGCCGTCGTGGTTGTCGTACGAGACGATGCCCGAATCCGAGTTGATCGAGCCGCTCGCGCTTTTTGCGGACGGAACCTCGATGGTGAACGTCGTGTCCCCGGCTTCGACCGTGATGCCCTGTTCCGGATCGAGCGGCAGCGTAACAGTCGAGTCGGCTGTTGTGGCTGTCACTTCAGCCGATGTGGCAGAGGTGTCCTCCGCTGCGTCGTTCACAGCGTCTGGCGCGATCGCGGCGAGCGTCTCTTCGGCGTCTTGAGAAGCGTTGGACGAGACTGCCGCGGCTCCGAGTAGCGAGGCCGAGAGCGCCGAGGCACCCAGGACGGCGATCGTCTTCACGACTGTGCGGGATCGCTTGCGAAGCTTCATGAACTACTCCTTCGTAGAATCAATCGTCTAAAATGTAAACACTAACACTGTGATGTTGACACACATGCCGGCCTGTTATCAACCCCGACAGCGATCACTCTCCGACGCGGAAGGCGCGCTGCCCTGCCGAGTGGCAGGATGTGGACACGTACTGTTGTGCACATCCCGCTGCCGGACGGAAGGCCAGCCATGCAGATCCCACGACCGTCGCAGGAGACGATGGAGCTGTTCCGCTCGGTGGTCCCCGACGCCCCGGGTGTCGAGGTCAAGCCGATGTTCGCGAACTTGGGCGCGTTCGTGAACGGCAACATGTTCGCCGGACTGTTCGGCGAGAGCGTCGGGGTGCGGCTGCCCGACGACGCCGTGCGCGAGGAGCTGCAGGCGATCGACGGCACCGGTCCGTACGGGCCGGCCGAGCGGCCGATGGGCGGCTACGTGTCGCTGCCGGCCGCCTGGCGCGACGACCCCGACCGCCTCCGCGAGTGGATCGGCGTCGCGCTGGAGCAGGTCGGGCGGATGCCGCCGAAGGAGAAGAAGCCGCGCAAGCCGCGCGCGCCGAAGGCCTGACCGCGGACTACTCTCGCAGGATGCCGACTCCCGAGCAGATCACCCACCACTCCGACCCGAACCCGGACGAGGACCCGTGGGTCGATGGGCCGCCGCCTCCCGAGCCGGTCGTGATCGTGGAGTACGACCCGGGCTGGCCGGAGCGCGCCGCCGCGTTGGCCGCGGACATCCGGGCGGCGCTCGGCGACCGGGTCCTCGGACTCGAGCACGTCGGCTCGACCTCCGTTCCGGGGCTCGCGGCGAAGGACGTCATCGACCTCGATCTCACCCTCGCCGACTCGCGCGACGAGGCCGCCTACCTGCCCGCGCTGGAGTCGATCGGCTACCGGCTGACCATCCGCGAGCCGTCCTGGCACGAGCACCGCTGCCTCACCCGCATGTCCGGGCCGCGCGCGAACCTGCACGTGTGGAGCCCGGACAGCCCGGAGCTGGTGCGGCACCGGATCTTCCGTGACTGGCTGCGCACCCACCCGGACGACCGGGAGCGGTACGTGGACGCCAAGCGCGCCGCGATCCCGGGCGCCGACGCGGTGCAGGAGTACAACCTCCGCAAGCAGGCGGTCATCCGCGAGATCTACGACCGTGCGTTCCGGGAGGCCGGGCTGCTGTAGCCGGCCGGGCGCCGCTCAGGCGGTCGGGACCGCCGCCCGCGTCAGCTGGTCGACATCCCGCGCCGCGCCCTGGTCGGCCGACAGCGTCATCGCCGCGTACGCCCGCAGCGCCGCCGACACCGGCCGCTCCCGATCCAGCGGCCGGAACCCGCGGCCGGACGCCAGCGCCTCCCGCCGCGCGTCGAGCTCCGCATCGGACACCTCCAGGCGGATGCTGCGCGCGGCGACGTCGATCGTGATCGTGTCGCCGTCCTCCACGAGCGCGATCACGCCGCCGGCCGCCGCCTCGGGCGAGACATGCCCGATCGACAGGCCGGACGTGCCGCCGGAGAACCGGCCGTCGGTGATCAGCGCGCACTTCGCGCCGAGGCCGCGGCCCTTCAGGAACGACGTCGGGTACAGCATCTCCTGCATCCCCGGGCCGCCGCGCGGCCCCTCGTAGCGGACCACGACGACGTCGCCGGCCTGCACGCGCTTGGTCAGGATGGCGTCCACGGCCTCCTCCTGCGACTCGACCACCACGGCCGGGCCGGAGAAAGTCAGGATGCTCGGGTCGACGCCCGCGGTCTTCACCACGGAGCCGTCCGGCGCCAGGTTGCCGCGGAGGATCGCGAGGCCGCCGTCCGCCGAGTGGGCGTGGGCGACATCCCGGATCACACCGGCCGCGCCGTCGGTGTCGAGTGTCTCCCACCGCGCCGACTGCGACGACGCCTGCGCCGACCGCACCCCGCCCGGGGCGGCGTGGAACAGCTCGATCGCCTCGTCCGTCGCCGACCCGCCGCGGATGTCCCACTCCGCCAGCCACGACTCCAGGGACGGCGCGTGGATGCTGTGCACCCCGCGGTCGAGGAGGCCGGCCCGGTCGAGCTCGCCGAGCAGCGCGGGGACGCCGCCCGCCCGGTGCACGTCCTCCACGAGCGCCGCGCCGTTCGGCGCCACCTTGCTGAGGCACGGGACGCGGCGGGAGAGCCGGTCGATGTCGTCCAGGTCGTAGTCGATGCCGCCCTCGCGCGCCGCCGCGAGCAGGTGCAGGATCGTGTTGGTCGAGCCGCCCATCGCGATGTCGAGCGCCATCGCGTTGCCGAAGGCCTCCCGGGTCGCAATCGAGCGCGGGAGCACCGACGCGTCCTCGCCGTCGTAGTAGCGGTGCGCCAGCTCGACCGCGGTCGCGCCGGCCTTCTCGTAGAGCGCCCGGCGCGCGGTGTGGGTGGCGAGGGTCGAGCCGTTGCCCGGGAGGCCGAGGCCGAGCGCCTCGACCAGGAAGTTCATCGAGTTGGCGGTGAACATGCCGGAGCACGAGCCGCAGGTCGGGCAGGCGGCCTCCTCGACGCGCAGCAGGTCCTCGTCGGAGACCGCGTCGTTCGCGGAGTCGGCCATCGCCGAGATGAGGTCGAGCTTGCGGACCGTGCCGTCCACGAGCACCGTGCGGCCGCCCTCCATCGGGCCGCCGGAGACGAACACGGTCGGGATGTTCAGGCGCAGCGCGGCCAGCAGCATGCCCGGCGTGATCTTGTCGCAGTTGGAGACGCAGACCAGAGCGTCGGCGCAGTGCGCGTTCACCATGTATTCGACCGAGTCGGCGATCAGCTCGCGCGACGGCAGCGAGTACAGCATCCCGCCGTGGCCCATGGCGATGCCGTCGTCCACCGCGATCGTGTTGAACTCGCGCGGGATGCCGCCTGCGGCCTGAACCGCCTGCGAGACGATGCGGCCGACCGGCTGCAGGTGGGTGTGACCGGGGACGAACTCGGTGAAGCTGTTCGCGACGGCGACGATCGGCTTGCCGAAGTCCTCGCGGGCGACGCCGGCGGCGCGCAGCAGTGCGCGGGCGCCGGCCATGTTGCGGCCGTGGGTGACAGTGCGGGAGCGGAGAGCAGGCATGCTCCCATCCTTCGGCCGAGGTCGCGCGCGTGGAAGACGGCGCTGCTACTAGTAGTGGGAGCACTAGTATCGACCGCGTGACCGAACAGGACGACCGCCGCGGCGAGCTCGGCCGCTTCCTGCGCAGCCGGCGCGAGCAGGCGC is a window from the Leifsonia shinshuensis genome containing:
- the purL gene encoding phosphoribosylformylglycinamidine synthase subunit PurL is translated as MTDTTVQHVVDTVANAAATPEKEQPYAALGLKDDEYAQIREILGRRPTSGELAMYSVMWSEHCSYKSSKIYLRQFGQKVTPAMKKNLMVGMGENAGVVDVGEGWAVTFKVESHNHPSYIEPFQGAATGVGGIVRDIISMGARPVAVMDQLRFGRIDDPDTARVVHGVVSGISFYGNCLGLPNIGGETYFDSVYQGNPLVNALSVGVLRHEDLHLANASGTGNKVVLFGARTGGDGIGGASILASDTFSEGGPTKRPAVQVGDPFAEKVLIECCLELFRDKLVEGIQDLGAAGISCATSELASNGDGGMFVELDKVLLRDPTLTAEEILMSESQERMMAVVKPELLDAFLAVTARWDVETSVLGEVTETGRLVINWKGEEIVNVDPRTVAVDGPVYERPVAYPTWIDALQADSASVLARPSTGDELREQVLALLGSANLADKSWITDQYDYFVGGNTALSFPDDSGMIRVDEESGLGFAIATDANGRYCQLDPKQGAKLALAEAYRNVAASGAVPAAVTDCLNFGSPENPEVMWQFSQAVEGLSDACLELEIPVTGGNVSFYNQTGDVPIFPTPVVGVLGVIDDVARRIPAGWQDEGENIYLLGVTREELDGSAWAGTVHGHLGGRPPAIDLAAERTLAETLHAASVEGLVSSAHDLADGGLAQALAESVMRFGVGARVWLGEVLERDGVDAATALFSESTARVIVSVPREDDVKFRGLCEGRGVPLLRIGVTDAEVGAQPVLEVQDLFTVGIEELRGVHRSTLPEHFGPTVA
- a CDS encoding transglycosylase domain-containing protein, whose protein sequence is MGEQDNSKQPRRRAAAALGFVGLSVTAGVLVSAMLTPVVAVAGVATETGLHLFETMPEALTPDALAQTTDIYAKNHAGEPVLLASVYDQNRKSVSWEAISPYVKDALVSTEDPRFYTHGGVDIPSALRAAIGNAAAGEVGSGASTITMQYVKNILVQRAEAIRDKDERAAAYTEATKTSMDRKLREMRLAIGLEKALTKDQIMLGYLNIAHFGGTVYGIEAAAEYYFGVTAADLTLAQAASLVATVNAPNDFRIDEPDNLGDNKYRRDNDVLAAMLHERKITQTQHDEAAATPIEPNITPPSTGCHAANPLGAGFFCDYVQWVITNEKVLPDASDPEYSTLATGGYDIYTTLDLDLQASAVAAVDAYIPRSTEVLDLGSSLVTVEPGTGRILAMAQNKDFNADQDAISPENTAVNYGTDFDYGGSSGFQAGSTYKVFTLAEWLKDGRSLNDVVNGDSRALQLSSFKDSCQGASGGTYTPKNDGGQKPGNISVRSATAQSVNGAYFSMAQKLDQCEIRKTAEAFGVKRADGKPLTSYVSDILGTNEVSPLRMAAAFAAIANKGVHCSPIAIDRIVGPDGAELPVPQSGCTEAVSEEVAAAMASALQGVVRGGTGGESNPYDGVPVFGKTGTTDSEKDTWFVGSTTRLTTAVWVGNVNGGVSLRRSTIGGIKGDLLRHKVWKQYMTAANTVLPGESFPEASSRPVRD
- a CDS encoding GrpB family protein, producing the protein MPTPEQITHHSDPNPDEDPWVDGPPPPEPVVIVEYDPGWPERAAALAADIRAALGDRVLGLEHVGSTSVPGLAAKDVIDLDLTLADSRDEAAYLPALESIGYRLTIREPSWHEHRCLTRMSGPRANLHVWSPDSPELVRHRIFRDWLRTHPDDRERYVDAKRAAIPGADAVQEYNLRKQAVIREIYDRAFREAGLL
- a CDS encoding TfoX/Sxy family protein gives rise to the protein MQIPRPSQETMELFRSVVPDAPGVEVKPMFANLGAFVNGNMFAGLFGESVGVRLPDDAVREELQAIDGTGPYGPAERPMGGYVSLPAAWRDDPDRLREWIGVALEQVGRMPPKEKKPRKPRAPKA
- a CDS encoding DMT family transporter, whose translation is MKVALQFVAMGLVWGASFLFMKVALEGVSFGQVAWARLVFGAVTLGIIVLATRSRLPKEPIVYLHFVVVAITYCVVPFLLFAWAEQYVSSSLASIYNAVTPITTAILATAAFRVEKLNRDQVLGVLVGVVGVVVVVGPWSIAALSGSVWGQLACLGAVTCYGFSFGYIRRFISHRDIPATSVAFLNIGLAAVIMLLLTPVVALSPITFSWPVLLSLLALGALGTGVVYIWNMNVLRAWGPTATSGVTYVTPVVGVALGILVLGEHLSWNEPVGAAVVLCGILLTQQRVRIFTRRQAELVAQAD
- the ilvD gene encoding dihydroxy-acid dehydratase; translation: MPALRSRTVTHGRNMAGARALLRAAGVAREDFGKPIVAVANSFTEFVPGHTHLQPVGRIVSQAVQAAGGIPREFNTIAVDDGIAMGHGGMLYSLPSRELIADSVEYMVNAHCADALVCVSNCDKITPGMLLAALRLNIPTVFVSGGPMEGGRTVLVDGTVRKLDLISAMADSANDAVSDEDLLRVEEAACPTCGSCSGMFTANSMNFLVEALGLGLPGNGSTLATHTARRALYEKAGATAVELAHRYYDGEDASVLPRSIATREAFGNAMALDIAMGGSTNTILHLLAAAREGGIDYDLDDIDRLSRRVPCLSKVAPNGAALVEDVHRAGGVPALLGELDRAGLLDRGVHSIHAPSLESWLAEWDIRGGSATDEAIELFHAAPGGVRSAQASSQSARWETLDTDGAAGVIRDVAHAHSADGGLAILRGNLAPDGSVVKTAGVDPSILTFSGPAVVVESQEEAVDAILTKRVQAGDVVVVRYEGPRGGPGMQEMLYPTSFLKGRGLGAKCALITDGRFSGGTSGLSIGHVSPEAAAGGVIALVEDGDTITIDVAARSIRLEVSDAELDARREALASGRGFRPLDRERPVSAALRAYAAMTLSADQGAARDVDQLTRAAVPTA
- a CDS encoding DUF2599 domain-containing protein, with amino-acid sequence MKTIAVLGASALSASLLGAAAVSSNASQDAEETLAAIAPDAVNDAAEDTSATSAEVTATTADSTVTLPLDPEQGITVEAGDTTFTIEVPSAKSASGSINSDSGIVSYDNHDGSATVAVANEDSSTSLHTIIEGPNAPRAYAYDYAGDVRLAQLPDGGVVLIGSSGDLVASIAEPWARDARGKAVATRYIVTGNTLTQIVEHDARSTYPIVADPTTLGSNAFYTKVVQNSGAQGTYISVYPAQIKWNAYSGDTIYANYRALVPSAYQGNKWRDQLVCHAANVGIWKAPWNLDSWRPDVGYARTVLAGCNP